The Prevotella melaninogenica genome window below encodes:
- a CDS encoding FMN-dependent dehydrogenase, which translates to MNDNVKSPWPGPAGMIPVTSGKADDANVFNRNYLDSIHVEMRVIDAIEPILKTVIFGEEFDSPIMMPAFSHLNKVLKDGKKPMLEYARAAKKLNTVNWVGMEPNEEYAEIAAEGARTVRIIKPFADHNIILDEIQFAIKHGAIAVGVDIDHVPGTDGRYDVVDGIPLGPVMLSDLKEYVKAAGSVPFVAKGVLSVQDALKCKEAGCAAIVISHHHGRIPFGVAPVMVLPKIKAALEGSGIAIFVDCGIDTGYDAYKALALGADAVAVGRGILKPLLQQGAEGVEEKVQKMNEQLSELMMYTCVKDTRSFDASVLYI; encoded by the coding sequence ATGAACGATAACGTAAAAAGTCCGTGGCCAGGACCAGCGGGAATGATACCCGTAACAAGTGGCAAAGCAGATGATGCAAATGTATTTAACCGCAATTACTTGGATTCTATCCATGTGGAGATGCGTGTTATTGATGCCATTGAGCCAATATTGAAGACAGTTATCTTCGGCGAAGAGTTCGATTCACCAATTATGATGCCTGCCTTCTCACATCTGAATAAGGTGTTGAAAGACGGCAAGAAACCAATGTTAGAGTATGCGCGTGCTGCCAAAAAGCTGAATACAGTTAACTGGGTGGGTATGGAACCTAACGAGGAATATGCTGAAATCGCAGCTGAAGGAGCAAGAACAGTGAGAATCATTAAGCCATTTGCTGACCATAATATTATTTTGGACGAGATTCAGTTTGCTATCAAACACGGTGCGATAGCTGTCGGCGTAGACATTGACCACGTTCCTGGTACAGACGGGCGGTATGATGTTGTAGACGGTATTCCACTTGGTCCTGTCATGCTTTCCGACCTCAAAGAATACGTGAAGGCTGCAGGCTCAGTTCCATTCGTTGCCAAAGGTGTACTCTCTGTGCAGGATGCCTTGAAGTGTAAGGAGGCTGGCTGTGCAGCGATTGTAATCTCTCATCACCACGGACGTATTCCTTTCGGTGTTGCTCCCGTGATGGTTCTGCCTAAGATTAAGGCAGCATTAGAGGGAAGTGGCATCGCAATCTTCGTTGACTGTGGTATTGATACCGGTTATGATGCTTACAAAGCACTTGCATTAGGGGCTGATGCGGTTGCTGTGGGCAGAGGAATTCTTAAGCCATTGCTGCAACAAGGAGCAGAAGGAGTTGAGGAGAAGGTACAAAAAATGAACGAACAACTTTCAGAGCTGATGATGTACACCTGCGTGAAAGATACTCGTTCATTCGATGCGTCTGTGCTTTACATCTAA
- the tyrS gene encoding tyrosine--tRNA ligase, which yields MKNFVEELRWRGMLAQMMPGTEEMLQKEMVSAYLGTDPTADSLHIGHLCGIMMLRHLQRCGHKPYLLVGGATGMIGDPSGKSQERNLLDTETLYHNQEAIKKQVSKFLDFDGNEPNKAEMVNNYDWMKDFTFLDFARLVGKHITVNYMMAKDSVKKRLSGESHDGLSFTEFTYQLLQGYDFLYLFEKFGVKLQLGGNDQWGNMTTGTELIRRTLGNETETYCLTCPLITKADGKKFGKTESGNIWLDRNRTTPYAFYQFWLNVSDDDAEKYIKIFTSLEKDVIDNLIEEHRQDPGRRTLQYRLAEEVTRMVHSQEDLDMAIAASNILFGKSTKENLLQLDEQTFTDVFKDVPHYEVSKDVLGQPAVDVFNQEGMQIFPSKSEMRKLVKGGGVALNKEKLAAFDQPVTAEDLIDGKYLLVQKGKKNYSLIIVK from the coding sequence ATGAAGAACTTTGTAGAAGAACTCCGTTGGCGTGGTATGCTGGCTCAAATGATGCCAGGTACTGAGGAAATGCTTCAGAAAGAGATGGTTTCAGCTTACTTGGGTACTGACCCAACAGCTGACTCATTGCACATCGGTCACCTTTGTGGTATCATGATGTTGCGTCATTTGCAGCGTTGTGGACACAAGCCTTACCTCCTCGTTGGTGGTGCTACGGGTATGATTGGTGACCCTTCTGGTAAGAGTCAGGAGCGTAACCTCCTTGATACAGAAACACTTTACCATAACCAAGAGGCTATCAAGAAGCAGGTAAGTAAGTTCCTTGACTTCGATGGTAACGAGCCAAACAAGGCTGAGATGGTTAATAACTATGACTGGATGAAGGACTTCACCTTCCTTGACTTCGCTCGATTGGTTGGTAAGCACATCACTGTCAACTACATGATGGCTAAGGATAGTGTGAAGAAGCGCTTGAGTGGCGAGAGTCACGATGGACTTAGCTTTACTGAGTTCACCTATCAACTTCTGCAGGGTTACGATTTCCTCTATCTTTTTGAGAAGTTTGGTGTTAAGTTGCAGTTGGGTGGTAATGACCAGTGGGGTAATATGACTACTGGTACAGAGCTTATCCGTCGTACTTTAGGTAACGAAACTGAGACATATTGCCTTACTTGTCCACTAATAACAAAGGCGGATGGTAAGAAGTTTGGTAAGACCGAAAGCGGTAATATATGGCTCGATCGCAACCGTACAACACCATATGCCTTCTATCAGTTCTGGTTGAATGTTAGTGATGATGATGCCGAGAAGTATATAAAGATCTTTACTTCTTTGGAGAAGGATGTTATCGATAATCTTATTGAAGAGCATCGTCAAGACCCAGGTCGTCGTACACTTCAGTACCGTCTTGCAGAGGAAGTTACCCGTATGGTTCACTCTCAGGAAGACCTTGATATGGCGATAGCAGCCTCTAACATCCTCTTTGGTAAGAGTACAAAGGAGAACTTGTTGCAGTTAGACGAGCAGACCTTTACTGATGTCTTCAAGGATGTTCCACATTACGAGGTATCAAAGGACGTACTTGGTCAGCCTGCAGTTGATGTCTTCAATCAGGAAGGTATGCAGATATTCCCAAGCAAGAGTGAGATGCGTAAGCTCGTTAAGGGCGGTGGCGTAGCGCTCAACAAGGAAAAACTCGCAGCTTTTGACCAGCCAGTAACAGCTGAGGACCTTATTGATGGTAAGTATCTCCTCGTACAGAAAGGTAAGAAGAATTACTCTCTGATTATTGTGAAATAA
- the metK gene encoding methionine adenosyltransferase yields MAYLFSSESVSEGHPDKVADQISDALLDQFLAYDEDARCAIETFNTTGQVVIMGEVRSKEYVDLQTIARRTINKIGYTKAEYQFDGNSCGVLSAIHEQSDDINRGVDNGDAENQGAGDQGMMFGYACNETDNYMPVTLDLAHLLMTTLADIRKEGKQMTYLRPDSKSQVTVEYSDDNIPQRIDTIVVSTQHDDFIKPADDSREAQLKADKEMVEQIHKDVLEILMPRVKAQITSEKVLALFNDNIKYLVNPTGKFVIGGPHGDTGLTGRKIIVDTYGGKGGHGGGAFSGKDSSKVDRSAAYAARYIAKNMVAAGLSDEILVQLAYAIGVAEPVSVYVNTYGRSHVKATDGEIAEMVKKLFDLRPKAIEKILKLRQPMYLETAAYGHMGRQNEVVKKTFESRYHEKKTVDVELFTWEKLDRVEDIKKTFGL; encoded by the coding sequence ATGGCATATTTGTTTTCATCGGAATCAGTATCTGAGGGACACCCAGATAAGGTTGCCGACCAGATAAGCGACGCATTGCTCGACCAGTTCTTGGCTTACGACGAGGATGCACGTTGCGCTATAGAAACCTTTAATACTACAGGTCAGGTAGTGATTATGGGTGAGGTAAGGTCTAAGGAATATGTTGACCTTCAGACAATTGCTCGTAGGACAATTAACAAAATCGGTTATACAAAGGCTGAGTATCAGTTTGATGGCAATAGCTGCGGTGTTCTTTCTGCTATTCATGAGCAGAGTGATGATATCAACCGTGGTGTTGACAATGGTGATGCTGAGAATCAGGGAGCTGGTGATCAGGGTATGATGTTTGGTTATGCATGTAACGAGACAGACAATTATATGCCTGTGACACTCGACTTGGCACACCTCCTTATGACCACGTTGGCTGACATCCGCAAGGAAGGTAAGCAGATGACTTATCTCCGTCCAGACTCAAAGAGTCAGGTGACAGTGGAGTATAGCGATGACAATATCCCACAGCGAATTGACACTATTGTTGTTTCAACACAGCACGACGACTTTATCAAGCCTGCTGACGACTCACGTGAGGCACAGTTGAAGGCTGATAAAGAGATGGTTGAGCAGATTCATAAGGATGTACTTGAGATTCTTATGCCACGCGTAAAGGCACAGATAACATCGGAGAAAGTACTTGCCTTGTTCAACGATAATATCAAGTATCTTGTCAATCCAACGGGTAAGTTCGTGATTGGTGGTCCTCATGGTGATACTGGTTTGACTGGTCGTAAGATTATCGTTGATACTTATGGCGGTAAAGGCGGTCATGGTGGTGGTGCCTTCTCTGGTAAGGACTCAAGTAAGGTAGACCGTTCTGCAGCCTATGCAGCACGCTATATTGCAAAGAATATGGTGGCAGCTGGTTTGAGCGATGAGATTCTCGTACAGTTGGCTTATGCCATTGGTGTTGCCGAGCCTGTTAGTGTTTATGTGAATACCTATGGTCGTTCACATGTGAAGGCTACTGATGGTGAGATAGCTGAGATGGTGAAGAAACTGTTTGATCTTCGTCCAAAGGCTATTGAGAAGATACTGAAACTTCGTCAGCCAATGTATCTGGAGACAGCTGCTTATGGTCATATGGGGCGTCAGAATGAGGTTGTTAAGAAGACCTTTGAAAGTCGTTATCATGAGAAGAAGACAGTTGATGTTGAACTTTTCACATGGGAAAAGCTCGATCGAGTAGAGGATATTAAAAAGACATTCGGACTCTAA
- a CDS encoding Fic family protein gives MYIHERDNWTDFRWDTSKVELLQEEVFRKQGLLYGRLASLGFDSKIHAMAENLTYDIVYSSEVEGIRLNVDQVRSSIARKLGIENVKQTAPSHYVDSVVNVMLEAVQHYDMILTKERLYAWQAAFFPSGYSEGSQIEIGQYRTNEEHIVSGIFGREKIHYIAPSPDRIEEEMQKFLRWFNKEEPVSSVIRSAIAHFWFVSVHPFEDGNGRLARILSDMLLARGEKSRFRFYNISSQINKDKKHYYDILERMQRGDGDVTEWLVWYMQKLVDALDEAGATVTTILNKSFFWQKASVVPMTERQTQMLNLFLDGYEAKITSRTWATLAKCSKDTAIRDIQDLVDKNILVESIPGAKRPSYSIVYDKEDLTQFFTDVNITEENGVPYLHALFKAKKPIRERITKLDADRYLKGDLLLNDLLNKYCSYMVADNKD, from the coding sequence ATGTATATACACGAAAGAGACAATTGGACTGACTTCCGTTGGGACACTTCAAAGGTGGAACTACTCCAAGAAGAGGTATTCCGTAAACAGGGTTTGCTTTATGGGAGATTGGCTTCACTGGGCTTTGACAGCAAAATACATGCTATGGCAGAGAACCTTACTTATGATATAGTGTATTCTTCAGAAGTTGAAGGCATCCGCCTCAACGTGGATCAGGTCCGTTCTTCCATAGCAAGAAAACTTGGGATTGAGAACGTAAAACAGACTGCACCATCTCACTATGTTGACTCTGTTGTCAACGTAATGCTCGAAGCTGTACAGCATTATGACATGATTCTCACAAAAGAAAGATTATATGCTTGGCAAGCTGCATTCTTCCCTTCTGGCTACAGTGAAGGTAGCCAGATAGAGATTGGACAGTACCGAACAAACGAGGAGCATATAGTCAGTGGAATATTTGGACGCGAGAAAATTCACTATATTGCTCCTTCTCCAGACCGTATTGAAGAAGAAATGCAAAAGTTCCTCAGATGGTTTAATAAAGAAGAACCTGTAAGTAGTGTCATACGTTCCGCCATTGCTCATTTTTGGTTTGTAAGCGTTCATCCATTTGAGGATGGAAACGGACGATTAGCACGTATTCTTTCAGATATGCTCTTGGCACGCGGCGAGAAAAGTAGGTTCCGTTTCTACAATATTTCATCACAGATAAACAAGGATAAGAAGCACTACTACGACATTCTCGAACGAATGCAGCGTGGAGATGGCGACGTTACGGAGTGGTTAGTGTGGTATATGCAGAAATTGGTGGATGCACTTGACGAAGCTGGTGCCACCGTCACAACAATCTTAAACAAGAGCTTCTTCTGGCAGAAAGCATCGGTTGTGCCTATGACAGAACGACAAACACAAATGCTCAATCTATTTCTTGACGGCTATGAGGCAAAGATAACATCAAGGACATGGGCAACGTTAGCAAAATGTTCGAAGGACACTGCCATTCGTGACATCCAAGATCTGGTTGACAAGAATATCCTTGTAGAAAGTATACCTGGCGCAAAACGACCAAGCTATTCCATCGTTTATGACAAAGAAGATTTAACTCAATTCTTCACGGATGTGAACATAACAGAGGAAAATGGCGTACCATATCTTCATGCATTATTTAAGGCTAAGAAGCCTATACGCGAAAGAATTACAAAGCTTGATGCTGACCGTTACCTGAAAGGTGATTTGTTATTGAATGATTTGCTCAATAAATACTGTTCGTATATGGTTGCCGACAATAAAGACTGA
- a CDS encoding glycoside hydrolase family 27 protein has translation MIEQLSKLRKSLLFIAAFLLTSLHMTATNRDSLALTPPMGFMTWNKYKEDINEQLIRQIADKMAADGYAEAGYKYIFIDDAWQGGRDKRNNIIPDPKKFPSGIKALADYVHSKGLLLGIYSDAAQLTCAGYTASYGFEEQDAKTFAEWGIDYLKYDYCHAPSDSAVAHERYKKMADALQNSGRKIALGVCEWGQLNPELWARQAGGSLWRVSFDVRDMWKDIVKQGGMGIIDIINITEPLYKYAGPGHWLDMDMLVVGLDGKGGPSSDLGGVGCTYTEYQTQMSMWCMFASPLAVSHDILNENAETRRILLNKEIIAINQDALGEAAHRVDFPGACRVYLRNLSGNRQAIAIMNPSDTPQRVQLPLSILGNAKEYNFRDVWEHKTTRQRKAWQATLQPHETKVFTVTTR, from the coding sequence ATGATTGAGCAACTATCTAAACTTCGTAAATCACTTTTGTTTATTGCAGCCTTTTTACTGACATCATTGCACATGACTGCTACCAATCGTGACTCATTAGCACTGACACCTCCAATGGGTTTTATGACCTGGAACAAATATAAGGAGGACATCAACGAACAGCTTATTCGACAAATTGCTGATAAGATGGCGGCTGATGGCTATGCTGAAGCTGGATATAAATACATCTTCATTGATGATGCATGGCAGGGAGGACGCGACAAACGCAATAATATCATACCAGACCCAAAGAAGTTCCCAAGCGGAATAAAGGCACTTGCCGACTATGTTCACTCAAAGGGTTTACTACTCGGTATCTACTCTGATGCCGCTCAGCTCACTTGTGCAGGCTACACTGCCAGCTACGGTTTTGAGGAACAAGATGCCAAGACCTTTGCTGAATGGGGAATAGACTATCTAAAATACGACTACTGCCACGCACCTTCTGACAGTGCCGTTGCCCACGAACGCTATAAGAAGATGGCTGATGCACTACAGAATTCAGGTCGTAAGATTGCCTTGGGTGTCTGCGAATGGGGACAGCTGAACCCTGAGTTGTGGGCTCGTCAGGCTGGCGGTTCGCTCTGGCGTGTGAGCTTTGATGTGCGTGATATGTGGAAAGACATCGTGAAGCAGGGAGGTATGGGTATCATTGATATCATTAACATTACCGAACCACTTTATAAATACGCAGGACCAGGTCACTGGCTCGACATGGATATGCTCGTCGTTGGACTTGACGGAAAGGGTGGACCATCAAGCGATTTAGGTGGTGTAGGCTGTACTTATACTGAATATCAGACCCAGATGTCAATGTGGTGCATGTTTGCTTCGCCTTTAGCAGTGAGCCACGACATCTTGAACGAGAACGCTGAAACACGTCGCATCCTCCTCAATAAGGAGATTATTGCCATCAACCAAGACGCCCTTGGCGAGGCAGCCCATAGAGTTGACTTCCCTGGTGCATGCCGTGTGTACCTCAGAAACCTAAGCGGAAACCGTCAGGCAATTGCCATCATGAATCCTTCAGACACTCCTCAGCGTGTTCAGTTGCCACTTTCTATCCTCGGCAATGCGAAGGAATACAATTTCAGAGACGTATGGGAGCACAAGACAACACGTCAACGTAAGGCTTGGCAAGCCACCTTACAACCGCATGAGACAAAGGTTTTTACGGTTACAACACGATAA
- a CDS encoding AEC family transporter — translation MKAIEILFPVFFMMFLGWLSHRRGWVTAGQNEGAKSLVFNILFPLLVFHVLVKAELSTNFIYEILFLDAAWILVYLIGKSIAKPISGRYAQLAPFLLMTCEGGSVALPLYIALVGAEHAVNIITFDVAGILINFGLVPALITRQTSRDVAFLPMAKRIITAPFIVAVIVGILVNMSGLYQWLIENELHRIYDGTMNMAMTPIASIILFTLGYGFHLRAAQLKPLLALTVVRLLLCGAIIGAFFLLFPELMAVKIFLVGVLLYFACPTGFPVPLQIESLCKDEDDKSFMSAFISIFIVVAMIVYTLITLLLI, via the coding sequence ATGAAAGCTATAGAGATTCTTTTTCCTGTCTTCTTTATGATGTTCCTCGGTTGGTTGAGTCACAGAAGAGGTTGGGTAACAGCAGGACAGAACGAAGGAGCAAAGTCATTGGTATTTAATATTCTTTTCCCACTGCTCGTCTTTCACGTGCTTGTAAAAGCAGAGTTATCGACGAATTTCATTTATGAGATTCTCTTTTTAGATGCCGCTTGGATTCTTGTCTATCTGATAGGTAAGAGCATAGCAAAGCCCATTAGTGGTCGTTATGCCCAATTAGCACCCTTCCTACTGATGACTTGTGAGGGAGGCAGCGTTGCCCTACCCCTTTATATCGCATTGGTAGGAGCAGAACACGCAGTGAATATCATCACTTTTGACGTTGCTGGTATCCTCATCAACTTTGGACTTGTGCCAGCACTCATCACGCGACAGACATCAAGGGATGTGGCTTTCCTTCCTATGGCAAAACGAATTATTACAGCACCATTCATCGTTGCCGTTATCGTGGGTATTCTCGTTAATATGTCGGGCTTGTACCAATGGCTGATAGAGAACGAACTTCACAGAATCTATGACGGTACGATGAACATGGCAATGACACCTATTGCGAGCATTATCCTCTTCACCCTCGGCTATGGTTTCCACCTACGGGCAGCACAGCTCAAGCCGCTTTTGGCATTGACAGTGGTGCGCCTTCTATTGTGTGGGGCTATCATAGGAGCCTTCTTCTTGCTGTTCCCCGAATTGATGGCAGTGAAAATATTCCTTGTTGGCGTATTACTTTACTTTGCTTGTCCGACGGGATTCCCCGTACCGCTACAGATAGAAAGCCTATGCAAGGATGAGGATGACAAAAGCTTTATGTCGGCTTTCATCTCTATCTTTATCGTGGTGGCAATGATTGTTTACACATTGATTACATTGCTATTGATATAA
- a CDS encoding clostripain-related cysteine peptidase, giving the protein MKKIFLFLQLAMLVFFASCSSEDPEPIPQPGTEVENTIFVYMPWSGVSDTDSGLYSYFLTNIQDIKSAIVNQGGLGNKRLMIFISTKVNKGALINVQYKNGSCVDDTVAIYNNKLAGLKLNSAEWITTLLKRVKQEAPAKHYSMIVGCHGMGWIPAKPSTRLNRSVASPFGLNKNAGKPGPPTRWLGGDAYQTNISEFDKGIEDSGIGKFQYILFDDCNMTGIEVAYELCNATHHIIGSPTEIMAYGMPYKLLWNELSKVNPDYHSICTNFINFYSNYKYGNTPYPYGTISVIDCSQVEGMLNIMKEINASSPLATVVESDIQSMDGYIPSIFYDMGDYVRKLAQNEPQLLTRFNQQLNLLVPEKGNTTSYYTAIRSRSGDVIPIQTYSGITISDPSTNLNVTSSLSRNRYYQATH; this is encoded by the coding sequence ATGAAGAAAATCTTCCTATTTTTACAGCTGGCAATGCTTGTTTTTTTTGCCTCTTGTAGCAGTGAAGACCCAGAACCAATACCTCAACCAGGTACCGAGGTAGAGAATACTATCTTTGTTTATATGCCATGGTCGGGTGTTAGTGATACCGATTCTGGGCTTTATAGCTACTTCCTCACCAATATACAAGACATAAAGAGTGCGATTGTTAACCAAGGTGGACTTGGCAACAAGAGACTTATGATATTTATCTCTACGAAGGTGAATAAGGGTGCTCTGATTAATGTTCAGTATAAGAATGGAAGCTGTGTAGACGATACCGTTGCTATCTACAACAATAAATTAGCTGGCTTAAAGCTGAATTCTGCAGAGTGGATAACAACCCTGTTGAAGCGAGTTAAACAAGAAGCACCAGCTAAGCATTACTCAATGATAGTCGGTTGTCATGGTATGGGATGGATACCTGCCAAGCCAAGCACACGCCTTAATCGTTCTGTAGCCTCACCTTTCGGACTTAATAAAAATGCTGGTAAGCCTGGACCTCCAACGCGTTGGTTGGGTGGTGATGCTTATCAGACGAATATTTCAGAATTCGACAAGGGTATAGAAGACTCTGGTATTGGTAAGTTCCAGTACATACTCTTTGACGACTGTAATATGACAGGTATCGAAGTAGCCTACGAACTCTGTAATGCAACGCACCATATCATTGGTAGTCCAACGGAGATTATGGCTTATGGTATGCCTTATAAACTGCTGTGGAATGAACTCTCAAAGGTGAATCCAGATTATCATAGTATCTGTACTAACTTCATCAACTTCTATAGTAACTACAAGTATGGGAATACTCCTTATCCTTATGGTACTATTAGTGTAATCGATTGTTCGCAGGTTGAGGGCATGCTTAACATCATGAAGGAGATAAACGCATCAAGTCCTCTCGCAACCGTTGTGGAGAGTGACATTCAGAGTATGGATGGTTACATCCCTTCAATATTCTATGATATGGGCGATTACGTGCGTAAACTTGCGCAGAACGAACCACAACTGTTGACGAGATTTAATCAACAACTCAACCTCCTTGTTCCTGAGAAAGGCAATACAACATCATATTATACCGCTATTCGTAGTCGTAGTGGAGATGTAATACCTATCCAGACTTATTCTGGTATAACAATATCTGACCCATCAACCAACTTGAATGTGACAAGTTCTCTTAGTCGTAACCGTTATTATCAGGCTACGCATTAA
- a CDS encoding uroporphyrinogen-III synthase, which yields MIKKILVSQPKPSSDKSPYYDITEDLGVELVFRPFFKVEGLSAKEFRQQKINLLDYTAVVFTSRHAVDNYFNLAKEMRVTIPEDMKYFCVIETIALYIQKYVQYRKRKVFFGNTGKIDSLIPTMTKHKTEKYLVPQSSVHTEALSELLDANKLKHKECVMYRTVSNGLTEEEVKNFDYDMLVFFSPTGVKALKENIPNFEQGDIKIAAFGPATAKEVEAQGLRLDLQAPSQEYPSMTGALRAFLEKEKKNK from the coding sequence ATGATAAAAAAGATCTTGGTTTCACAGCCAAAGCCGTCAAGCGATAAGTCGCCATATTACGACATAACGGAAGACTTGGGAGTGGAACTGGTTTTCAGACCATTTTTTAAAGTGGAAGGACTCTCAGCGAAAGAGTTCCGTCAGCAGAAGATAAACCTGTTGGATTATACCGCTGTGGTATTTACTTCTCGTCATGCTGTAGACAATTATTTTAATCTCGCTAAGGAAATGCGTGTCACTATCCCAGAGGATATGAAGTATTTCTGTGTGATTGAAACGATTGCTCTTTATATCCAGAAGTATGTTCAGTACCGCAAACGTAAGGTGTTCTTTGGTAATACGGGAAAGATTGATAGTCTTATCCCTACAATGACTAAGCATAAGACTGAGAAGTACCTTGTTCCGCAGAGTTCTGTACATACGGAGGCTCTGAGCGAGTTGTTGGATGCAAATAAGCTCAAGCACAAGGAATGTGTGATGTATCGTACGGTGAGCAATGGCTTAACAGAGGAAGAAGTTAAGAACTTTGATTATGATATGCTTGTCTTCTTTAGCCCAACAGGAGTAAAGGCTCTGAAAGAGAATATCCCTAACTTTGAGCAGGGAGACATAAAGATAGCTGCCTTTGGTCCTGCTACAGCGAAGGAAGTTGAGGCACAAGGATTAAGACTTGACCTTCAGGCTCCATCTCAGGAGTATCCTTCTATGACAGGTGCATTGCGTGCTTTCTTGGAGAAAGAGAAGAAGAATAAATAA
- the yidD gene encoding membrane protein insertion efficiency factor YidD codes for MDEKERNESMPCEQQSQNVFAKLWRLFTRVLSWLLILPILFYRQFISPFTPPSCRFTPTCSEYGRQAILKHGPFKGLALTIWRILRCNPWGGSGYDPVP; via the coding sequence ATGGATGAGAAGGAGAGAAACGAGAGTATGCCATGTGAGCAGCAATCTCAAAATGTATTTGCCAAGCTATGGCGTCTTTTCACACGTGTTTTATCATGGCTGTTGATACTTCCGATACTCTTTTATCGCCAGTTCATATCTCCTTTTACGCCACCTTCTTGTCGCTTCACTCCTACTTGTTCGGAGTATGGTAGACAAGCTATCCTAAAGCATGGACCTTTTAAGGGTTTGGCACTTACAATTTGGCGTATATTAAGATGCAATCCGTGGGGCGGTAGTGGTTATGACCCAGTGCCCTAA
- the rnpA gene encoding ribonuclease P protein component gives MEKHEERLRKGERLCSKKLIDTLFGTGGSHAMTAFPLKAVYRLIDSKSETSVSDKTAEEPNVQVLVSVPKKHFKRAVKRNRVKRQVREAYRKHKSFVTLRVNEQTDKQLLIAFIWLSNELIDSVTIEQRVCNLLQRIGERI, from the coding sequence ATGGAAAAGCATGAAGAAAGACTAAGAAAAGGAGAACGTCTATGTAGCAAGAAGCTCATAGATACGCTCTTTGGAACTGGTGGAAGTCATGCGATGACAGCATTCCCTTTGAAGGCTGTATATAGACTGATTGATAGTAAGTCAGAGACTTCTGTGTCGGATAAAACGGCTGAGGAGCCAAATGTACAGGTGTTAGTCAGTGTTCCGAAGAAGCATTTCAAACGTGCCGTAAAGCGCAATAGGGTGAAACGGCAGGTACGTGAGGCTTATCGTAAGCACAAGAGTTTTGTCACGCTCCGTGTGAATGAACAAACAGATAAGCAGTTGTTGATAGCTTTTATATGGCTTTCAAACGAATTGATAGATTCTGTTACAATTGAACAGCGGGTCTGTAACCTGCTTCAAAGAATAGGAGAACGGATATGA
- a CDS encoding DUF4271 domain-containing protein, producing the protein MPTTDSIVRPSLLLKSTLAAGKKANVDSEGKAGQKTDSSILLRPKKQKKFQLTDFKFAEEGYFKGNKFFKLERGNNHADGVLGVLAPYAVSNDNVIAAMLLGCFVMAMVAFSLSRNFIERQIKSFFRVSRSKELAIETNEEMRFQTILIAQTSLLGSILYYLFARNLGGGRLPNDTQLGAIGCFFGVFVAYFLFKYLVYGFVNWVFFDRKNNGQWRRTQVFLSSLEGVLLFPIVLLLVYFSLSLHTALIYTLIVMLCVKMLAFYKSYSIFFKRMGASLQIILYFCALELMPLMVLWGVLFITDNYLIINF; encoded by the coding sequence ATGCCGACAACTGATTCCATTGTTCGCCCTTCTCTATTGCTAAAGTCAACATTGGCAGCAGGGAAGAAGGCGAATGTCGATTCTGAGGGTAAGGCGGGTCAGAAAACTGACTCGTCTATCTTGTTGCGCCCTAAAAAACAGAAGAAGTTTCAGCTGACGGACTTCAAATTTGCAGAAGAAGGCTACTTTAAAGGGAATAAGTTTTTCAAGTTAGAACGAGGAAACAATCATGCTGATGGAGTTTTGGGCGTTCTTGCTCCTTATGCTGTAAGCAATGATAATGTTATTGCAGCAATGCTCTTAGGTTGTTTTGTGATGGCGATGGTGGCGTTTTCTCTATCGAGAAATTTCATAGAACGACAGATAAAGAGTTTCTTTCGTGTAAGTCGCAGTAAGGAGTTGGCTATTGAAACGAATGAAGAGATGCGCTTTCAGACTATCTTGATAGCACAAACCTCTTTGTTAGGAAGTATTCTCTATTATTTATTTGCGCGAAATTTAGGGGGCGGTAGGCTTCCGAATGATACACAACTTGGAGCGATAGGATGCTTTTTTGGCGTGTTTGTCGCTTATTTCCTATTCAAGTATTTGGTCTATGGATTCGTAAACTGGGTGTTCTTTGATAGGAAAAATAATGGACAATGGAGGCGAACACAGGTGTTTCTTTCCTCTTTGGAAGGAGTCTTATTGTTCCCGATAGTACTCTTGCTGGTTTACTTCTCTTTGTCACTCCATACAGCATTGATTTATACACTAATTGTTATGTTATGCGTCAAAATGCTTGCTTTTTATAAGAGTTACAGTATCTTTTTTAAGAGAATGGGTGCCAGTCTGCAAATAATTTTGTACTTTTGTGCGCTCGAATTGATGCCGTTGATGGTATTGTGGGGCGTTTTGTTCATTACAGATAACTATTTGATAATAAACTTTTAG